Proteins from one Pueribacillus theae genomic window:
- the infC gene encoding translation initiation factor IF-3, producing the protein MLVNEAIRAREVRVIGSNGDQIGVKTRQEALEMAQNANLDLVMVAPNGKPPVCRIMDFGKYRYEQQKKDKEARKKQKTINVKEVRFSPTIDEHDFNTKLRNARKFIEKGDKVKASIRFRGRAITHSEIGREVLNRLADELKDIAVVESRPKMDGRSMFLVLAPNTSDSK; encoded by the coding sequence ATGTTGGTGAACGAGGCCATTCGTGCTCGCGAAGTTCGGGTTATCGGTTCAAATGGAGACCAAATTGGTGTAAAAACGCGTCAAGAAGCATTGGAAATGGCACAAAATGCAAACCTTGACCTTGTCATGGTTGCGCCAAACGGCAAACCCCCGGTCTGTAGGATTATGGATTTTGGGAAGTATCGCTATGAACAGCAAAAGAAAGATAAAGAAGCCCGGAAAAAACAAAAGACGATTAACGTCAAAGAAGTTCGCTTTAGTCCAACGATTGATGAACATGACTTTAATACAAAGCTCAGAAACGCAAGAAAGTTTATCGAAAAGGGCGATAAAGTAAAAGCGAGCATCCGATTTCGCGGTCGTGCAATCACGCACTCGGAGATCGGCAGGGAAGTATTGAACCGCCTTGCTGATGAACTAAAGGACATTGCGGTCGTTGAATCGAGACCGAAAATGGATGGCCGAAGCATGTTTTTAGTCTTGGCGCCAAATACGTCGGATTCAAAGTAA
- the ytxC gene encoding sporulation protein YtxC, with protein MEFSNEHDCEAIYKCITEHIEKGNYETVFGISARKIGMHQLFVSFDKDEVTFKYALQPMLARVFRRYILSQYEMKWFHQLLENKFYFRDYDEKNAIASIFFLIVDGKRTELPNVKKLPSREKLIEESIQSLLMEGFQKELAFSFDSFIKFRLKEYQECLLAYAELAIDEYKLEQDYQNFVANLRLFLERKKPIIDKLHVVYGSKPIFYDDDFRLIQEEKITSFIKKSGFFPGNIPVESTLLQPLLMLAPNQIFLYIDNERSGLLYTLENIFQERITFCKLTDLPNQSSSF; from the coding sequence GTGGAATTTTCGAATGAACATGACTGCGAGGCGATTTATAAATGCATCACAGAGCATATAGAAAAAGGAAACTATGAAACTGTTTTTGGCATATCAGCACGTAAAATTGGCATGCATCAACTGTTTGTATCTTTTGATAAAGATGAAGTCACATTTAAATATGCACTTCAGCCGATGCTGGCTCGTGTATTTCGCCGTTATATCCTTTCTCAATATGAAATGAAGTGGTTTCATCAATTGCTGGAAAATAAATTTTACTTTCGTGATTATGATGAAAAAAATGCAATAGCCTCCATTTTTTTTCTCATTGTCGATGGGAAGCGAACAGAACTTCCGAACGTAAAAAAATTGCCTTCAAGAGAGAAGCTTATCGAGGAATCCATTCAATCGTTATTAATGGAAGGTTTTCAAAAAGAATTGGCATTTAGCTTTGATTCATTTATAAAATTCCGTCTAAAAGAGTATCAAGAATGTCTTCTGGCTTATGCGGAATTGGCAATTGATGAATACAAACTTGAACAGGATTACCAAAATTTTGTGGCTAATCTTCGATTGTTTTTGGAACGAAAGAAGCCAATTATTGATAAGCTGCATGTTGTCTATGGAAGTAAACCAATTTTCTATGATGATGATTTTCGTTTAATTCAAGAAGAAAAAATTACATCGTTTATAAAAAAATCAGGCTTTTTCCCCGGGAATATACCGGTTGAATCAACGCTTTTGCAGCCGCTTCTCATGTTGGCGCCGAATCAGATTTTCCTATATATTGATAATGAGCGTTCAGGACTTTTATATACATTGGAAAATATTTTTCAAGAAAGAATTACATTTTGCAAATTGACTGATCTGCCGAATCAAAGCAGTTCATTTTGA
- the rpmI gene encoding 50S ribosomal protein L35: protein MPKMKTHKGAAKRFKKTGTGKLKRQHAYTSHLFANKSQKQKRKLRKAAVVSSGDFKRIRELLTYKKR from the coding sequence ATGCCTAAAATGAAAACCCATAAAGGTGCTGCAAAGCGCTTTAAAAAAACAGGAACAGGAAAGCTTAAGCGCCAGCACGCTTACACAAGCCACTTGTTTGCTAACAAGTCGCAAAAACAAAAGCGTAAACTTCGCAAAGCGGCAGTGGTTTCAAGCGGTGACTTCAAACGTATTCGTGAATTGCTCACATATAAGAAAAGATAA
- the thrS gene encoding threonine--tRNA ligase, whose amino-acid sequence MGEHITFTFPDGAVKEYADGTSIEDVAASISPGLKKKAIVGKVNGKLVDLRRPLHESGTIEIITPENHEALEVLRHSTAHLMAQAIKRLYGDVNLGVGPVIENGFYYDIDCEQQISSEDFPKIEKEMKKIVNENLEIRRHVVSRKEAERMYKEMNDPLKLELLQDIPQDEEVTIYEQGEFFDLCRGPHVPSTGKIKIFKLLSVAGAYWRGNSDNQMLQRIYGTAFFKQSELDEYLRLLEEAKERDHRKLGKELKLFTISQEVGQGLPIWLPKGATIRRTIERYIVDLEEKLGYHHVYTPHLANVELYKTSGHWQHYHEDMYPPMKMDETEELVLRPMNCPHHMMIYKNELRSYRNLPYRVAELGTMHRFEMSGALAGLQRVRSMTLNDAHIFCRPDQIKEEFIRVVELIQKVYKDFRIHDYYFRLSYRDPNDKEKYIDDDEMWEKTQSILRETMDDLGLDYIEAEGEAAFYGPKLDVQVKTALGKDETLSTVQLDVQLPERFDLTYIGEDGKEHRPVVIHRGVVSTMERFVAFLIEEYKGAFPTWLAPVQVEVIPVAEVHLDYAKKVEDSLKREGVRVEIDSRNEKIGYKIREAQVQKIPYMLVVGDKEVKGNSVNIRKYGEQKSTSESLEQFIHSIKNEIANRS is encoded by the coding sequence ATGGGAGAACACATTACATTTACTTTTCCAGATGGAGCAGTTAAGGAATATGCTGACGGAACATCGATAGAAGATGTTGCCGCATCAATTAGCCCTGGATTAAAAAAGAAAGCGATTGTCGGCAAGGTCAACGGCAAATTAGTTGATTTGCGCCGTCCATTACATGAAAGCGGAACAATTGAAATTATAACGCCTGAAAATCATGAAGCACTGGAAGTATTGCGCCATAGCACGGCTCACCTTATGGCTCAAGCGATTAAACGCCTTTATGGCGATGTCAATCTTGGCGTAGGCCCTGTCATTGAAAACGGTTTTTATTATGATATTGATTGTGAACAGCAAATTTCTTCTGAGGACTTTCCAAAGATTGAAAAAGAAATGAAAAAGATTGTCAATGAAAACCTTGAAATACGCCGCCATGTTGTAAGCCGCAAGGAAGCTGAACGAATGTACAAGGAAATGAATGATCCGTTAAAACTGGAATTGCTGCAAGACATTCCCCAAGACGAAGAAGTGACAATCTATGAGCAAGGAGAATTTTTTGATCTTTGCCGTGGGCCGCATGTTCCGTCAACTGGAAAAATAAAAATATTTAAATTATTGAGTGTTGCGGGGGCATATTGGCGGGGAAATAGTGACAATCAAATGCTGCAAAGAATTTATGGCACAGCCTTTTTTAAACAATCGGAATTGGATGAGTATTTGCGTTTGCTTGAAGAAGCAAAAGAACGTGATCACCGCAAGCTCGGTAAAGAACTGAAGCTCTTTACAATTTCCCAAGAAGTTGGACAAGGGTTGCCAATCTGGCTGCCAAAAGGGGCGACTATCCGCCGAACAATCGAACGTTATATCGTTGACTTGGAAGAGAAGCTTGGCTATCACCATGTGTACACCCCCCATCTTGCAAATGTGGAATTGTATAAAACGAGTGGACACTGGCAGCATTATCACGAAGATATGTACCCGCCTATGAAAATGGATGAAACGGAAGAGCTTGTCCTGCGCCCGATGAACTGCCCTCACCATATGATGATTTATAAAAATGAGCTAAGAAGCTATCGAAATTTACCTTATCGTGTTGCGGAACTCGGAACGATGCACCGCTTCGAAATGTCAGGTGCGCTTGCAGGACTACAACGGGTGCGTTCCATGACATTGAATGATGCCCATATTTTTTGCCGTCCCGACCAAATCAAAGAGGAATTTATACGTGTAGTAGAATTGATCCAAAAGGTTTACAAGGATTTTCGTATTCATGACTATTACTTCCGACTTTCTTACCGTGATCCTAATGACAAAGAGAAATATATTGATGATGATGAAATGTGGGAGAAAACACAATCCATCCTTAGAGAAACAATGGATGATCTCGGTTTAGATTATATTGAAGCGGAAGGAGAAGCTGCTTTCTACGGACCGAAGCTTGACGTCCAAGTAAAAACAGCGCTCGGTAAAGATGAGACACTGTCAACCGTGCAGCTTGACGTTCAATTGCCTGAGCGCTTTGACCTCACCTATATCGGTGAAGACGGCAAAGAGCATCGCCCTGTCGTCATTCATCGCGGTGTCGTTTCAACAATGGAACGTTTTGTGGCATTTTTAATTGAAGAATATAAAGGTGCGTTTCCAACATGGCTTGCGCCTGTGCAGGTGGAGGTCATTCCTGTTGCAGAAGTGCATCTTGACTATGCGAAAAAGGTGGAAGACAGCTTAAAACGTGAAGGCGTACGGGTAGAAATTGATAGCCGAAATGAAAAAATCGGCTATAAAATCCGTGAAGCTCAAGTTCAAAAGATCCCATATATGCTTGTTGTTGGTGATAAAGAAGTGAAAGGGAATTCCGTGAACATCCGAAAATATGGCGAGCAGAAATCCACTTCAGAATCGTTGGAACAATTTATTCATTCTATTAAGAATGAAATTGCAAACCGTTCGTAA
- the rplT gene encoding 50S ribosomal protein L20 produces MARVKGGYVTRRRRKKVLKLAKGYYGSKHKLFRTANEQVMRSLRYAYRDRRQKKRDFRKLWITRINAAARLNGLSYSRLMYGLKNAGIDINRKMLADLAVNDEKAFADLAEKAKASL; encoded by the coding sequence ATGGCAAGAGTGAAAGGCGGCTACGTCACTCGTCGACGTCGCAAAAAAGTATTAAAATTAGCCAAAGGTTACTACGGTTCCAAACATAAATTATTCAGAACGGCGAATGAGCAAGTGATGAGATCACTTCGGTATGCATACCGTGATCGCCGCCAGAAAAAGCGCGATTTTCGCAAGCTCTGGATTACAAGAATCAATGCGGCTGCACGTTTAAACGGCCTCTCTTACAGCCGTTTAATGTACGGCTTGAAAAATGCCGGCATTGACATTAACCGCAAAATGCTTGCAGATCTTGCTGTTAATGATGAAAAAGCATTTGCTGACTTAGCTGAAAAAGCAAAAGCCAGCCTATAA